One Hordeum vulgare subsp. vulgare chromosome 4H, MorexV3_pseudomolecules_assembly, whole genome shotgun sequence DNA window includes the following coding sequences:
- the LOC123446735 gene encoding protein NRT1/ PTR FAMILY 8.3-like: MIATSEAVGMSISHNSIAVGAAGHHLLITLFRHMLTEASDLQLHPFSCYLLSPLAFSGYQPGFFTCNCKKNMVMGSTDRFDKSPLLDGGSSSQESTTEYTGDGSVCTSGHPASKKHTGNWKASSLTIVCSFCCYLAYSSIGKNLVSYLTKVLHETNLDAARHVATWRGTSYLAPLVGAFVADSYLGKYRTALIACTIFIMGMMMLLLSAALPLISAGPHAWTLWADPVSSRYIMFLVGLYMVGLGYGAQSPCVTSFGADQFDDTDEVEKTRKSSFFNWHYFSINAGSLIAGTVIVWVQEHEGWLWGFTISTLFVTLGISVFSLGSIVYRFQKPGGSPLARIWQVVVAASRNFDKVLPCDSSALYEFSGQGSAIEGSRKLVHTSGLEFFDKAAIVTLPDCESPGQLNEWKICTVTQVEELKILIRMFPIWSAMVLFAAVQEQMFSTFVEQGMTMEKHIGSFEIPAASFQSIDTITVIMLVPIYEKVLVPVIRKFTGRANGITSPQRIGIGLCFSMFSMLLAALVESNRLQIAQAEGLVHSKVVVPMSILWQGPQYFLLGVAEVFSNIGLTEFFYDESPDAMRSLGMAFSLLNISVGNYLSSFILSLVPVFTARGGSPGWIPDNLNEGHLDRFYLMMAGLSLLNIFVFAFYARRYKCKKAS, translated from the exons ATGATTGCGACGTCTGAAGCGGTTGGAATGAGCATCTCACACAATTCCATAGCTGTTGGAGCCGCTGGCCAtcatttgttgattactctatttCGACATATGTTGACTGAGGCATCCGATTTGCAGCTCCATCCTTTTTCTTGTTatcttctttctcctcttgctTTCTCAGGGTATCAACCTGGTTTCTTCACCTGCAACTGCAAGAAGAACATGGTCATGGGCTCCACGGATAGATTTGACAAGAGCCCTCTGCTGGATGGAGGCAGCTCATCACAGGAG AGTACCACAGAATATACAGGTGATGGATCTGTTTGCACCAGTGGGCATCCTGCTTCCAAAAAACATACAGGGAACTGGAAGGCCTCCTCCTTAACCATAG TCTGTTCATTCTGCTGTTATTTGGCCTATTCCTCAATTGGAAAAAACCTAGTCAGTTATCTCACAAAAGTCTTGCATGAAACAAATTTGGATGCTGCAAGACACGTTGCAACTTGGCGAGGTACTAGCTATCTCGCTCCTCTGGTTGGAGCCTTTGTTGCTGATTCATATCTGGGGAAGTACCGGACAGCTTTGATCGCCTGCACAATTTTCATTATG gGAATGATGATGTTGCTTCTATCAGCAGCACTTCCATTAATCTCAGCCGGTCCTCACGCTTGGACTCTTTGGGCAGATCCTGTCTCTTCTCGGTACATTATGTTCTTGGTCGGGTTGTACATGGTTGGTTTAGGGTACGGTGCACAGAGCCCTTGCGTCACGTCTTTTGGAGCCGATCAATTTGATGACACTGATGAAGTGGAGAAGACCAGAAAGAGCTCTTTCTTTAATTGGCACTATTTCTCAATCAATGCTGGTTCATTGATCGCTGGGACTGTTATTGTCTGGGTTCAAGAACATGAAGGCTGGCTCTGGGGTTTTACAATTTCTACACTATTTGTGACTTTAGGAATAAGTGTTTTTTCCTTGGGCTCCATTGTGTATAGATTTCAGAAACCTGGAGGAAGCCCTCTAGCAAGAATATGGCAGGTTGTCGTTGCAGCTTCTCGGAACTTCGATAAAGTTTTACCATGTGATTCCTCGGCTCTTTATGAGTTTTCGGGGCAAGGTTCGGCAATTGAAGGCAGCCGGAAATTGGTACATACAAGTGGACTTGA gTTCTTTGATAAAGCTGCGATTGTGACACTACCTGACTGTGAATCTCCTGGCCAACTTAATGAATGGAAGATTTGTACTGTCACTCAGGTAGAGGAGTTAAAGATTCTGATCAGAATGTTCCCAATTTGGTCAGCAATGGTATTGTTTGCTGCAGTTCAGGAACAAATGTTTTCAACATTTGTAGAGCAAGGGATGACAATGGAGAAACACATCGGGTCTTTCGAAATACCCGCTGCATCATTTCAATCTATAGATACAATTACTGTCATTATGCTGGTTCCAATTTATGAGAAAGTCCTTGTTCCAGTAATAAGAAAATTCACCGGCAGAGCGAATGGCATTACATCACCACAGAGAATAGGGATTGGTTTATGTTTCTCCATGTTCTCAATGCTGTTGGCAGCATTGGTGGAGAGTAACCGGTTACAGATTGCACAGGCCGAAGGTTTGGTGCACAGCAAGGTGGTTGTTCCGATGAGCATCCTGTGGCAAGGACCCCAGTACTTCCTGCTAGGCGTCGCGGAGGTGTTCTCCAACATTGGGCTAACTGAATTTTTCTACGACGAATCTCCAGACGCCATGAGAAGCTTAGGCATGGCATTCTCGCTCCTTAACATCTCGGTTGGAAATTACCTTAGTTCGTTTATCCTTTCCCTTGTGCCTGTATTCACAGCCAGAGGAGGCAGCCCAGGGTGGATACCTGATAACTTGAATGAAGGACATTTGGATAGATTCTACCTGATGATGGCTGGGCTGAGTTtactgaatatatttgtgtttgcaTTCTATGCTAGGAGGTACAAATGTAAGAAGGCTTCCTGA